The window GAAGAAGAGCCGAGTTGAGCGAGGAAAAAGTGCATAGAAACCGGTCCATTTTTGTTTGCGGCTGGTCTTGTCCTTGCCATATACTCAAAACTTGCGCCTCTACTTTGCGGTAGAGGTTTTTTAATTGGGAAAAAAAGGAGAGATGAGCCATGACCTCACCCAGCCTGCAGGAAGTGATCCGGTTATCCGGGCAGTTCAATCTTGTTCCGATCGTGCGCCGCTTGATGGCCGATACGGAAACGCCGATCCGGATGTTTCAACGGTTTTACGGAGAAAAACGCGCGTTTTTGCTGGAAAGTGTTGAGGGCGGAGCGAAATGGGCCCGATATTCGTTTATCGGCACCGACCCGTTTATGCTGATCAGAGGCAAAAAGGGCAAACTGGCCATCGAAGCGGAAGGAAACACCGTCACCTGCGAGGGCGATCCGATTGGCACGCTGAAAGCTTATTTGCGCTCCTACTCGAGCCCGCCCATTGCCGATTTGCCGCCGTTTACCGGCGGCGCCATCGGATTTTTCGGATACGACCTCCTGCAATATTATGAGAAACTGCCGGCGCACCGTTTTGACGACTTGCAGATGGATGACATCCATTTCATGTTTTGCGACCGGCTGATCGTGTTCGACCATTTGGAGCAGCAGGTCAAAATCGTCGCCAATGTGCATATTCGCCCGCAAGCCACGGACGTTGACATTGCCAGGGAATACGCGGCGGCCTGCCGGAGGATCGAGGAATTGGCGGAGCGCCTGGAGCAGCCGCTGCCGGTTGCGGGGCGGGCAAACCGGTTTTTAACCGCAACCGAGCCGGATGTGGCGGATATCGCTTCCAATGTGACGAAAGAACAATTCATCGACAACGTTGAAAAAGCCAAGGAGTATATCCGCGCCGGCGATATATTCCAGGTCGTGTTGTCGCAGCGGTTTGCAATCCGCACGGATGTTTCGCCGCTCGATGTGTACCGGGTGCTCAGGATCATGAATCCGTCCCCGTATATGTATGTGTTGAAGCTTGACGACGAAGTCATTGTCGGCACATCGCCGGAACCGCTTGTGAAAGTAAACGGCGACCGTGTGGAGACGCGCCCCATTGCCGGAACAAGGCCGCGCGGCAAGACGGCGGAAGAAGATGCGGCGTTGGAGCAAGATTTGCTTGCGGATGAAAAAGAACGCGCCGAGCATGTCATGCTGGTTGACCTGGGGCGCAACGATATCGGGCGCGTCGCCCGGTTCGGAACGGTAAAATGCGATTCGTACATGCAAATCGAACGTTATTCGCATGTGATGCATATCGTTTCCAACGTATCGGGCAAGCTGCGCGGCGACAAAGACTTTTTCGATGCGTTCATATCCTGTCTGCCGGCAGGCACCGTATCCGGCGCGCCGAAACTGCGAGCGATGGAAATCATCGCCGAGCTGGAAAACGAAGCGCGAGGGGCGTATGCGGGAGCAATCGGGTATTTGGGCTTTTCCGGCAATATGGACACCTGCATCACCATCCGGACGATCATTTTCAAGCGCGGCAAAGCGTATGTGCAGGCAGGCGCGGGCATCGTGTTTGATTCGGTGGCGGAAAAGGAATACCAGGAAACGGTAAATAAAGCCAAAGCGCTTTTGAAATCGATCCGCATTGCCGAAGAAATGTTCGGCGGCGTAGAACCGCCGGGCGAAAACGTGATCAACCAGGATTATTTTTTTCCGGCGCAATCCGTGCGCTAAACATGCACCGAACCTAAAAACGGGAGGTTGAAAATATGGAGTCGAAGCGATTGACCATTCAACAGGCGATTGCCAAATTGGTCAAATTCCAGGATTTGACCCGGGATCAAGCGAAAGATATGATGCTGGAAATTATGGAGGGAAATGCGACGCCGGCGCAAATCGGCTGCATCGCCACCGCTCTCATGATGAAAGTGGAGACGATTGACGAAATCGCCGGATTGGCCGAAGCGATGCGCAGCAAGGCCTACCGCGTGGATACGGAGAATTCCTGCTTGCTGGACACTTGCGGCACCGGCGGCGACGGCGCCAAGACGTTTAACATCTCGACCGCATCGGCGATTGTGGCGTCCGCCGCGGGCATCCGCGTCGCCAAACACGGCAACCGCGCCATGTCCAGCAAAAGCGGCAGCGCCGACGTGCTGGAAGCGCTCGGCGTCAACATCGGGTTGACGCATACGCAAGCCGCGGAATGTTTGGCGAAAGTGGGGATTTGCTTCATGTTCGCGCAATATTACCATCAATCGCTTAAATTTGCCGCCGCGCCGCGCCGGGAGCTGGGCGTGCGGACCGTTTTCAATATTCTCGGGCCGCTTACGAATCCGGCGAATGCGGACAGGCAATTGTTGGGCGTGTTCGACCGGACGAAAACGGAAATTGTCGCCAAAGTTTTGCATCAGTTAAAAATCAAACGCGGATTTGTCGTTTCAAGCCACGACGGACTGGATGAAATCAGTATTTCCGCGCCGACGCAAATTACCGAACTGCGAAATGGCGAAATTCGCACGTTTGACATTTCGCCTGCCGAACTGGGGTTAAACAGCTATCCGCTTGCGGCGGTGGCTGGCGGTTCCGCCGCGGAAAACGCGGCGATTATCCGCGGCATTTTCCAAGGCGAGAAAGGCGCGCACCGGGATATCGTTGTCGCCAATTCCGCGGCTTGCCTGTATATCGCGGAAAAGTGCCGGAATTTGCCGGAAGGGGTAAAATTGGCGGAGGAGATTATCGATT is drawn from Bacilli bacterium and contains these coding sequences:
- the trpE gene encoding anthranilate synthase component I yields the protein MTSPSLQEVIRLSGQFNLVPIVRRLMADTETPIRMFQRFYGEKRAFLLESVEGGAKWARYSFIGTDPFMLIRGKKGKLAIEAEGNTVTCEGDPIGTLKAYLRSYSSPPIADLPPFTGGAIGFFGYDLLQYYEKLPAHRFDDLQMDDIHFMFCDRLIVFDHLEQQVKIVANVHIRPQATDVDIAREYAAACRRIEELAERLEQPLPVAGRANRFLTATEPDVADIASNVTKEQFIDNVEKAKEYIRAGDIFQVVLSQRFAIRTDVSPLDVYRVLRIMNPSPYMYVLKLDDEVIVGTSPEPLVKVNGDRVETRPIAGTRPRGKTAEEDAALEQDLLADEKERAEHVMLVDLGRNDIGRVARFGTVKCDSYMQIERYSHVMHIVSNVSGKLRGDKDFFDAFISCLPAGTVSGAPKLRAMEIIAELENEARGAYAGAIGYLGFSGNMDTCITIRTIIFKRGKAYVQAGAGIVFDSVAEKEYQETVNKAKALLKSIRIAEEMFGGVEPPGENVINQDYFFPAQSVR
- the trpD gene encoding anthranilate phosphoribosyltransferase, coding for MESKRLTIQQAIAKLVKFQDLTRDQAKDMMLEIMEGNATPAQIGCIATALMMKVETIDEIAGLAEAMRSKAYRVDTENSCLLDTCGTGGDGAKTFNISTASAIVASAAGIRVAKHGNRAMSSKSGSADVLEALGVNIGLTHTQAAECLAKVGICFMFAQYYHQSLKFAAAPRRELGVRTVFNILGPLTNPANADRQLLGVFDRTKTEIVAKVLHQLKIKRGFVVSSHDGLDEISISAPTQITELRNGEIRTFDISPAELGLNSYPLAAVAGGSAAENAAIIRGIFQGEKGAHRDIVVANSAACLYIAEKCRNLPEGVKLAEEIIDSGKALAKLDDLVHFTGEISHVS